Proteins encoded within one genomic window of Couchioplanes caeruleus:
- a CDS encoding ABC transporter ATP-binding protein, protein MEFSFGRTPALRGANLAVEAGEIFAIMGPSGSGKSTLLHCLAGILVPGSGEIRFGGARIDSMSETQRSLLRRERFGFVFQFGQLVPELTAVENVALPLLLNGVRRAQALRSAHGWFERLGLEGLQSRRSGELSGGQAQRVALARGLVAEPEILFADEPTGALDSLTGEHVMELLVSTAREQGTTVVLVTHEPRVAAYADREAMVRDGRVTAPQRIPS, encoded by the coding sequence GTGGAGTTCTCGTTCGGCCGGACCCCGGCACTGCGCGGCGCGAACCTCGCCGTGGAGGCGGGGGAGATCTTCGCCATCATGGGCCCGAGCGGCTCCGGCAAGTCGACGCTGCTGCACTGCCTGGCCGGCATCCTCGTGCCCGGCTCCGGCGAGATCCGCTTCGGTGGGGCCCGGATCGACTCGATGTCCGAGACGCAGCGCAGCCTCCTGCGCCGGGAACGGTTCGGGTTCGTGTTCCAATTCGGCCAGCTCGTCCCGGAGCTCACCGCGGTGGAGAACGTCGCCCTGCCGTTGCTGCTCAACGGGGTCCGCCGGGCGCAGGCGCTGCGCTCGGCACACGGATGGTTCGAGCGGCTGGGGCTCGAGGGCCTGCAGTCGCGCCGGTCCGGAGAACTCTCCGGCGGCCAGGCGCAGCGCGTCGCTCTCGCTCGCGGCCTGGTGGCAGAGCCGGAGATCCTGTTCGCCGACGAACCGACCGGGGCGCTGGACTCGCTCACCGGTGAACACGTCATGGAGCTGCTCGTCTCCACGGCCCGCGAGCAAGGCACCACGGTCGTGCTGGTCACCCACGAGCCACGGGTCGCCGCGTACGCCGACCGCGAGGCCATGGTGCGCGACGGGCGAGTCACCGCGCCGCAGAGGATCCCGTCGTGA
- a CDS encoding ABC transporter permease: MAGGLLFPVLVFIGTATRLGAARREQRFAAMRLLGATPKQIALFAAIEASVAAAVGTALGFVLFFALRDSLAAIPFTGMPFFPGDMSLSVPHVLLVAAGVPAGAAVAAQISLRRVRISALGVARRVARTAPRPYRLIPVALGVGVLIFGIAHRPATSGGQTAVFLPGILLIMVGLVLAGPWLTMVVARAMARHASRPAALLAARRLADNPKAGFRAISGIMLALFVTSVAVGVVTTIVAHRGPAPIGSTDAGTLSAVFAENPPSEAGPVLNELRAIPGVQSTTVLRANPLTGPGHDVAVVACADIPQRFGRCAHGANVAETSMDLTPVRGSASSTTIWPEAAVPLDDLAELPMGSMVVGTDGSAAAIERSRTTLEVAYPTAFWAAPNVPGDFESQFASQMRGWQQLANVIIIASLVLAGCSLAVSVVGGLTERKRPFSLLRLSGVSVRTLRRVVALESAAPMLVVAVVSIATGLLAAQLFLEAQMDYTLVAPGVGFYAIVAAGIASCLAITAGTMPLLERITGPETARTA; encoded by the coding sequence GTGGCCGGCGGACTGCTGTTCCCGGTACTGGTCTTCATCGGCACGGCCACCAGGCTGGGCGCCGCCCGCAGAGAGCAACGGTTCGCCGCGATGCGCCTGCTGGGCGCGACGCCGAAGCAGATCGCGCTGTTCGCCGCGATCGAGGCGAGCGTCGCGGCCGCCGTCGGCACCGCCCTGGGGTTCGTCCTGTTCTTCGCCTTACGAGACTCACTTGCGGCGATTCCGTTCACCGGTATGCCGTTCTTTCCCGGCGACATGTCGCTGAGCGTGCCGCACGTCCTGCTCGTCGCCGCCGGCGTCCCGGCCGGTGCCGCGGTGGCCGCCCAGATCTCGCTGCGTCGGGTCCGGATCTCCGCGCTCGGGGTCGCCCGGCGGGTCGCCCGGACCGCCCCGCGCCCGTACCGGCTGATCCCCGTGGCGCTCGGCGTCGGCGTGCTGATCTTCGGCATCGCGCACCGGCCCGCGACGTCCGGCGGCCAGACTGCCGTGTTCCTGCCGGGCATCCTCCTGATCATGGTCGGCCTGGTCCTCGCCGGCCCGTGGCTGACGATGGTGGTCGCACGGGCGATGGCGCGCCACGCCAGCCGGCCCGCCGCGCTCCTCGCCGCGCGGCGCCTCGCCGACAATCCGAAGGCCGGCTTCCGAGCCATCAGTGGAATCATGCTCGCCCTCTTCGTGACGAGCGTGGCGGTCGGTGTCGTCACCACGATCGTGGCCCATCGGGGGCCTGCCCCGATCGGCTCGACCGATGCCGGCACTCTGTCCGCAGTCTTTGCCGAGAACCCGCCGTCGGAGGCCGGGCCGGTGCTGAACGAACTGCGCGCGATCCCCGGCGTGCAGAGCACGACGGTGCTCCGCGCGAACCCGTTGACCGGGCCGGGCCACGATGTCGCGGTGGTCGCGTGTGCGGATATCCCGCAGCGCTTTGGCCGGTGCGCCCACGGCGCGAACGTCGCCGAGACGTCCATGGACCTCACCCCCGTCCGCGGATCAGCGTCGTCCACGACGATCTGGCCCGAGGCGGCGGTGCCACTCGATGATCTTGCCGAGCTGCCGATGGGGTCGATGGTCGTCGGCACGGACGGCTCGGCCGCCGCGATCGAGCGCTCGCGCACCACTCTCGAGGTGGCCTACCCGACGGCATTCTGGGCCGCTCCGAACGTCCCCGGCGACTTCGAGTCCCAGTTCGCCAGTCAGATGCGGGGCTGGCAGCAACTGGCCAACGTCATCATCATCGCCAGCCTCGTGCTCGCCGGTTGCAGTCTTGCGGTCAGCGTCGTCGGAGGTCTCACCGAACGCAAACGGCCGTTCAGCCTGCTGCGGCTCAGCGGCGTGTCCGTGCGGACGCTGCGCCGGGTGGTCGCACTGGAGAGCGCCGCGCCGATGCTCGTCGTGGCCGTCGTGTCCATAGCGACGGGTCTGCTCGCCGCACAGCTCTTCCTCGAGGCGCAGATGGACTACACCCTCGTCGCCCCTGGCGTGGGGTTCTACGCGATCGTCGCCGCCGGGATCGCGTCCTGCCTCGCCATCACCGCCGGCACCATGCCGTTGCTGGAGCGCATCACCGGCCCCGAGACGGCCCGCACCGCATAG